A single genomic interval of Methylobacterium bullatum harbors:
- the cheY_3 gene encoding Chemotaxis protein CheY — MSETPPILIVDDQEKLLKLVILLMTRIGFPDVDGVTSGPEALERLRERKYALVISDLMMEPMDGLTLLREIRGDDALMNTPFILTEASFDFEDINLAHQAGADAFILKPFDMSVLKSKLKQVINRKPRRREAPLAAESALNVDFPMLGKF, encoded by the coding sequence ATGAGTGAGACCCCACCGATCCTGATCGTCGACGATCAGGAGAAACTGCTGAAGCTGGTCATCCTGTTGATGACGCGGATCGGTTTCCCCGATGTCGACGGCGTGACCAGCGGTCCCGAAGCGCTGGAGCGCTTGCGCGAGCGCAAATACGCCCTCGTGATCTCGGACCTGATGATGGAGCCGATGGACGGGCTGACGCTCCTGCGCGAGATCCGCGGCGACGACGCGCTCATGAACACGCCTTTTATCCTCACCGAAGCCTCCTTCGACTTCGAGGACATCAACCTCGCGCACCAGGCCGGTGCCGACGCCTTCATCCTCAAGCCGTTCGACATGTCGGTGCTGAAATCGAAGCTGAAGCAGGTGATCAACCGCAAGCCGCGCCGCCGCGAGGCGCCGCTTGCAGCGGAATCGGCTCTCAACGTCGATTTCCCGATGCTGGGCAAATTCTGA
- the rsmA_2 gene encoding Ribosomal RNA small subunit methyltransferase A produces MSEDGLPPLREVVLKHDLAPKKALGQNFLFDLNLTGRIARAAGPLEGVTVVEVGPGPGGLTRALLSAGAARVVAIERDPRALPALAEIAAHYPGRLEVVDADALKFDPRPLVGEGKVRIVANLPYNVGTPLLTGWLTEAAWPPWWDSLTLMFQREVAERIVADESDRANYGRLGVLCGWRTEANILFDVAPSAFVPPPKVTSSVVHLRPRLAPLPCSVTALERVTRAAFGQRRKMLRQSLKSATPDPARLLDAAGIAETARAEEVPVAGFVAMARALD; encoded by the coding sequence GTGAGCGAGGACGGGCTCCCCCCCCTGCGCGAGGTCGTGCTGAAGCACGATCTGGCGCCCAAGAAGGCGCTGGGACAGAACTTCCTGTTCGACCTCAACCTCACCGGGCGGATCGCCCGCGCCGCCGGCCCGCTGGAAGGGGTCACGGTGGTGGAGGTGGGGCCGGGCCCCGGCGGCCTGACCCGCGCCCTTCTCTCTGCCGGCGCCGCCCGCGTGGTCGCCATCGAGCGGGATCCCCGCGCCCTGCCGGCGCTGGCCGAGATCGCCGCGCATTATCCCGGCCGCCTCGAAGTGGTCGATGCCGACGCGCTGAAGTTCGATCCGCGCCCCCTCGTCGGTGAAGGAAAGGTGCGGATCGTCGCCAACCTTCCCTACAATGTCGGAACACCGCTGCTGACGGGGTGGCTCACCGAAGCGGCCTGGCCGCCATGGTGGGACTCCCTCACGCTGATGTTCCAGCGCGAGGTCGCCGAGCGGATCGTCGCGGACGAATCAGACCGGGCGAATTATGGCCGTCTCGGCGTCCTCTGCGGCTGGCGCACCGAGGCGAACATCCTCTTCGACGTGGCGCCTTCGGCCTTCGTGCCGCCACCAAAGGTGACATCCAGCGTCGTCCACCTCAGGCCGAGGCTTGCCCCCCTGCCCTGTTCGGTGACGGCACTCGAACGGGTGACGCGGGCGGCGTTCGGCCAGCGCCGCAAGATGCTGCGCCAAAGCCTGAAATCCGCCACGCCCGATCCGGCGCGTCTGCTCGACGCGGCGGGCATCGCCGAGACCGCCCGCGCGGAAGAGGTGCCGGTGGCGGGTTTCGTCGCGATGGCACGGGCGCTGGACTGA
- the pdxA1 gene encoding 4-hydroxythreonine-4-phosphate dehydrogenase 1, which translates to MTVHRPIALTMGDPAGIGPEIALMAWLARDEGAGLPPFFLIGDPDFIESRASSLGFQVPVAEVGPDLAVEVFPRALPVMPLPSGTRVGAVAGRPSAADAGATLESIMTAVGLVRSGEAIALVTNPIAKYVLTSVGFAYPGHTEFLAALAAEPGKAAPLPVMMLWSETLAVVPVTIHVALRRVPDLLTQELVVRTARIVARDLTERFGIPNPRLVLSGLNPHAGEAGTMGTEDRDVLEPAVAQLQDEGIDIRGPLPADTLFHPRARATYDVALTPTHDQALIPIKTIAFDDGVNVTLGLPFIRTSPDHGTAFDIAGKGVARPDSLMGALRLAARLAGQHA; encoded by the coding sequence ATGACGGTGCACAGACCCATTGCGCTCACGATGGGCGATCCCGCCGGCATCGGGCCGGAGATCGCCCTCATGGCCTGGCTGGCCCGCGACGAAGGCGCCGGGCTTCCGCCGTTCTTCCTCATCGGCGATCCCGATTTCATCGAGTCGCGGGCGAGCAGCCTCGGCTTTCAGGTCCCGGTGGCGGAGGTCGGACCCGATCTCGCGGTCGAGGTCTTTCCCCGCGCGCTTCCGGTGATGCCCCTGCCGAGCGGCACGCGTGTCGGCGCCGTGGCGGGACGACCGAGCGCGGCCGATGCCGGCGCGACTCTCGAATCGATCATGACGGCGGTCGGTCTGGTCCGGTCGGGCGAGGCGATCGCCCTCGTCACCAATCCGATCGCGAAATACGTCCTGACCAGTGTCGGCTTCGCCTATCCCGGCCATACGGAGTTCCTCGCGGCCCTGGCCGCCGAGCCCGGAAAGGCCGCGCCGCTCCCGGTGATGATGCTGTGGAGCGAGACCCTGGCCGTGGTTCCGGTGACGATCCACGTCGCCCTGCGCCGCGTGCCCGATCTGCTGACACAGGAACTCGTGGTCCGGACGGCACGCATCGTGGCGCGGGACCTGACGGAACGCTTCGGCATCCCCAATCCCCGCCTCGTCCTGTCGGGGCTGAACCCCCATGCTGGGGAAGCTGGCACGATGGGGACGGAAGACCGCGACGTTCTGGAACCTGCCGTAGCGCAGCTCCAGGACGAAGGGATCGACATCAGAGGCCCGCTTCCGGCGGATACGCTGTTCCATCCCCGCGCCCGGGCCACATACGACGTCGCGCTGACGCCGACCCACGACCAGGCCCTGATCCCGATCAAGACCATCGCCTTCGACGATGGCGTCAACGTCACGCTGGGTCTGCCCTTCATCCGGACCTCGCCCGATCACGGCACTGCCTTCGACATCGCCGGCAAGGGCGTGGCGCGGCCGGACAGTCTGATGGGCGCCCTGCGACTCGCTGCCAGACTTGCGGGGCAACACGCGTGA
- the lptD gene encoding LPS-assembly protein LptD, whose product MPLSVTGRETRPRQRLGHGLRTVSDIAKLAGLLAFVSSAALMLGSEGVSAQTTGRNDKGQARKAAAPKAAAQPAPAGKPAERLLVEAAELIYDNDNNTVTARGNAELHYGPRTLQADRVRYDRASSRVFAEGNVRLTDETGAVVTGDTMELTDDFRNGFVDALRIQQTVEMRGQPVRTRFSAPRGERVDGEQTTFESGTYTACEPCKNNPETPPLWQVRAAKIIHNNETHTIGFEESTLEIAGIPVGYLPYFEAPDPTVKRKTGFLTPRFITSTALGSGISTPFFINVAPNFDITLSPSFLSEQGILGQGELRHRLETGTYTIRASGIFQTTPSAFLPGPLGAGDRDFRGSIESKGQFYINDRWRTGWDVVGVTDKWFLDNYRVRNSSITTDYFREAVSTAYLIGQGDRSWFEARAYYFKGLSSYDWQKEQPVVAPVIDYDKRINGPGFLGGEVRFEANITHLDREATDFQAIPRTGSYYFNPTVNGTTYSLYETCTTFTRSTCIIRGLSGSNTRASAQLSWRRSFIDDAGQVFTPFAYLRTDAFFVDPRNSGYQNALAQTISTTDSDFSGRVMPAVGLDYRYPFVSNFGPLGVHTLEPIAQVVIRPSETHIGRLPNEDAQSLVFDDTSLFEWDKFSGYDRVEGGVRTNLGAQYSVVTPSGWYANVMFGESIQVAGVNSFRRGDLANVGLDSGLERRESDYVGRFQLSPNQNISFVTRARFEQRDFTVNRMETGVIARLAPFAPIDLSMFYSYYAAQPLLGFNNRREGLTASATYHITPNWFVTGSALVDLTHYLDVRDNFANAYTAYLANPVGAAPVYTNPGRANLAGLSIGGGYQDECTTFSLNYIVSPTAAALGVTERNRTVLLRVELKTLGEVDLRQNVNIASTADGIAATR is encoded by the coding sequence ATGCCGTTGTCGGTGACGGGACGCGAAACGAGGCCGAGGCAGAGGTTGGGACACGGGTTGCGTACAGTCTCCGACATCGCGAAGCTCGCCGGGTTGCTGGCGTTCGTTTCCAGCGCCGCGCTCATGCTCGGCTCCGAGGGAGTGAGCGCGCAGACGACCGGCCGGAACGACAAGGGCCAGGCCCGCAAAGCCGCGGCACCGAAGGCCGCCGCGCAGCCTGCGCCCGCGGGCAAGCCGGCCGAGCGGCTCCTCGTCGAGGCCGCCGAGCTGATCTACGATAACGACAACAATACCGTCACGGCGCGCGGCAATGCCGAGCTGCATTACGGCCCGCGCACCCTGCAGGCCGACCGCGTGCGCTACGACCGCGCCAGCAGCCGCGTCTTCGCCGAGGGCAACGTCCGTCTCACCGACGAGACCGGCGCGGTCGTGACCGGCGACACGATGGAGCTGACGGACGATTTCCGGAACGGGTTCGTCGACGCCCTGCGCATCCAGCAGACCGTCGAGATGCGGGGCCAGCCGGTCCGCACGCGCTTCTCCGCGCCGCGCGGCGAGCGGGTGGACGGCGAACAGACGACCTTCGAATCCGGCACCTACACCGCCTGCGAGCCGTGCAAGAACAATCCGGAGACGCCGCCCCTGTGGCAGGTGCGCGCCGCCAAGATCATCCACAACAACGAGACCCACACGATCGGGTTCGAGGAATCGACCCTCGAGATCGCCGGTATCCCCGTCGGCTACCTGCCGTATTTCGAGGCGCCGGACCCGACGGTGAAGCGCAAGACCGGCTTCCTCACGCCGCGCTTCATCACCTCCACCGCCCTCGGCAGTGGCATCTCGACGCCGTTCTTCATCAACGTCGCCCCGAATTTCGACATCACCCTATCGCCGTCCTTCCTGAGCGAGCAGGGTATCCTCGGCCAGGGTGAGCTGCGTCACCGGCTCGAGACCGGAACCTACACGATCCGCGCCAGCGGCATCTTCCAGACGACGCCCAGCGCCTTCCTCCCCGGCCCGCTCGGCGCGGGAGACCGCGACTTCCGTGGCTCGATCGAGTCCAAGGGCCAGTTCTACATCAACGACCGTTGGCGCACGGGGTGGGACGTGGTCGGCGTCACCGACAAGTGGTTCCTCGACAATTACCGCGTCCGCAATTCGAGCATCACCACGGATTACTTCCGTGAAGCGGTCTCGACTGCCTACCTGATCGGTCAGGGCGACCGCTCCTGGTTCGAGGCGCGCGCCTACTATTTCAAGGGTCTGTCGAGCTACGATTGGCAGAAGGAGCAGCCGGTCGTCGCGCCGGTGATCGATTACGACAAGCGCATCAACGGTCCGGGCTTCCTCGGCGGCGAAGTGCGTTTCGAGGCCAACATCACCCATCTCGACCGTGAAGCCACGGATTTCCAAGCGATTCCGCGCACGGGCTCCTACTACTTCAACCCCACGGTGAACGGGACCACCTACTCGCTCTACGAGACCTGCACCACCTTCACGCGCAGCACCTGCATCATCCGCGGCCTGTCGGGGAGCAACACCCGCGCATCGGCGCAGCTGTCATGGCGCCGGTCCTTCATCGACGATGCCGGCCAGGTCTTCACCCCGTTCGCCTATCTGCGCACGGACGCCTTCTTCGTCGACCCGCGCAATTCCGGCTATCAGAACGCCCTGGCTCAGACGATCAGCACCACGGATTCGGATTTTTCCGGGAGGGTGATGCCGGCGGTGGGGCTCGATTACCGCTATCCCTTCGTGAGCAATTTCGGGCCGCTGGGCGTCCACACCCTCGAACCCATCGCGCAGGTCGTGATCCGTCCGAGCGAGACCCATATCGGCCGCCTGCCTAACGAGGACGCGCAGAGCCTCGTCTTCGACGACACGTCGCTGTTCGAGTGGGACAAGTTCTCCGGCTACGACCGTGTCGAGGGCGGCGTCCGCACCAATCTCGGCGCACAATACTCGGTGGTGACGCCATCGGGCTGGTACGCCAACGTCATGTTCGGCGAATCCATCCAGGTTGCCGGGGTCAACTCGTTCCGCCGCGGCGATCTCGCCAATGTCGGTCTCGATTCCGGCCTGGAGCGTCGGGAATCCGACTATGTCGGACGGTTCCAGCTCTCCCCGAACCAGAACATCAGCTTCGTCACCCGTGCGCGCTTCGAACAGCGGGACTTCACCGTCAACCGCATGGAGACGGGCGTCATCGCGCGCCTCGCGCCCTTCGCACCCATCGACCTGTCGATGTTCTATTCCTACTACGCCGCCCAGCCCCTGCTCGGCTTCAACAACCGCAGAGAGGGCCTGACCGCCTCGGCGACCTACCACATCACCCCGAACTGGTTCGTCACCGGCTCGGCCCTCGTCGATCTCACGCACTATCTCGACGTGCGCGATAATTTCGCCAACGCCTACACCGCCTATCTCGCCAATCCCGTCGGCGCGGCGCCGGTCTATACCAATCCCGGTCGCGCCAACCTCGCCGGATTGAGCATCGGCGGCGGTTATCAGGACGAGTGCACCACCTTCTCGCTCAACTACATCGTCTCTCCGACGGCCGCGGCCCTCGGCGTCACGGAGCGCAACCGCACGGTGCTGCTGCGCGTCGAGTTGAAGACCCTCGGCGAAGTCGACCTGCGCCAGAACGTCAACATCGCGAGCACGGCCGACGGCATCGCGGCGACCCGGTGA
- the lptG gene encoding Lipopolysaccharide export system permease protein LptG — protein sequence MMIGFTLGRYFALRFLRTVLGVFITVFALVYTLDFVELLRRAGDTEGASTGLMAQLSLYRTPAVAEGVLPFAILFGSMAALLQLSRKLELVVARAAGISAWQFLQPGILVALAIGAFTVGIYNPLSAAMKQRSTEIEARIFAKSTKANSGKDLWIRQNSLDGQAILRAGTAIEGTTTLAGVSVYTFDEAGVFVSQIEAARATLHDGYWTLQDTRLLAKGQPPESYDTYILASNLDAGQVKQRFTPPESVPFWQLNETIARTERAGLDATRYRLQYDVLMARPVLFVAMVLVAASVSLRFFRFGGVGKLVLGGVAAGFFLYVARQVMEGLGASGIVSPPVAAWFPAVVGSLLGTLTLLYQEDG from the coding sequence ATGATGATCGGCTTCACCCTCGGACGCTACTTCGCCCTGCGCTTCCTGCGCACGGTGCTCGGCGTGTTCATCACCGTCTTCGCCCTGGTCTACACGCTGGATTTCGTCGAATTGCTGCGCCGGGCGGGCGACACGGAAGGCGCGTCCACAGGTTTGATGGCGCAGCTCTCGCTCTATCGCACCCCGGCGGTGGCCGAGGGCGTACTGCCCTTCGCGATCCTGTTCGGCTCCATGGCGGCGCTGCTTCAGCTGTCACGCAAGCTCGAACTCGTGGTGGCACGGGCCGCGGGCATCTCGGCCTGGCAGTTCCTCCAGCCCGGCATCCTGGTGGCGCTGGCCATCGGAGCCTTCACGGTGGGCATCTACAACCCGCTCTCCGCCGCGATGAAGCAGCGCTCCACCGAGATCGAGGCGAGGATCTTCGCGAAATCGACGAAGGCGAATTCCGGCAAGGATCTGTGGATCCGCCAGAACAGCCTCGACGGACAGGCGATCCTGCGCGCCGGGACGGCGATCGAGGGCACGACCACCCTGGCCGGCGTGTCGGTCTATACGTTCGACGAGGCCGGGGTCTTCGTGTCGCAGATCGAGGCCGCGCGCGCGACGCTGCATGACGGCTACTGGACCCTTCAGGACACGCGGCTCCTCGCCAAGGGCCAGCCTCCCGAGAGTTACGACACCTACATTCTCGCCTCCAACCTCGACGCCGGACAGGTGAAGCAGCGCTTCACACCTCCGGAATCTGTGCCTTTCTGGCAACTAAACGAGACCATTGCACGCACGGAGAGGGCGGGGTTGGATGCGACGCGCTACCGACTCCAGTATGATGTCCTCATGGCGAGGCCGGTTCTCTTCGTTGCCATGGTGCTCGTGGCAGCCAGCGTTTCCTTAAGGTTCTTCCGCTTTGGTGGAGTGGGCAAGCTTGTGCTTGGCGGTGTGGCGGCGGGGTTCTTCCTCTACGTCGCGCGGCAGGTCATGGAGGGCCTCGGCGCATCAGGCATCGTGTCGCCCCCGGTGGCGGCATGGTTCCCGGCCGTGGTAGGGAGTCTTCTCGGTACGCTCACGCTTCTCTATCAGGAGGACGGCTGA
- the lptF gene encoding Lipopolysaccharide export system permease protein LptF gives MTQIERYIFRIAAGAFLACLIGLTGTIWVTQALRELDLITAKGQTLIVFFLITGLSVPTLITVIAPVALFIAVVYALNRLNGDSELIVMSAAGMQPRRILRPFLTLGLIVSAGVAFLTIQVMPSSFQELRDVLTRVRGDFIANVVKEGQFTELDSGITFHFRERGPGGTLQGIFIQDKREAGKTVVYLAEQGQAVDYEGQSYLALEKGSIHRQQKDSRDSSIITFERYTVDLAAFTPPDGEIVYKPRERSTAQLLFPDTTETYYQTQKGRFRAEVHDRLSAWLYPLALTLIAFAALGDPRTTRQGRGLAMAGAVVAVIVLRIAGFAASSAAVRSQGAVIAIYAAPALALAISCLVVFNGAAVRDWNARVSRTLTNLGRAMMRRPRLGDG, from the coding sequence ATGACGCAGATCGAGCGCTACATATTCAGGATCGCGGCCGGGGCCTTCCTCGCTTGCCTGATCGGCCTCACGGGCACGATCTGGGTGACGCAGGCCCTGCGCGAACTCGACCTGATCACGGCCAAGGGCCAGACCCTCATCGTCTTCTTCCTGATCACCGGGTTGTCGGTGCCGACGCTGATCACCGTGATCGCGCCCGTGGCCCTGTTCATCGCCGTGGTCTACGCCCTCAACCGGCTGAACGGCGACTCCGAACTCATCGTCATGTCGGCGGCCGGCATGCAGCCGCGGCGCATCCTTCGCCCGTTCCTCACCCTGGGGCTCATCGTGAGCGCCGGCGTCGCCTTCCTCACCATCCAGGTGATGCCGTCCTCGTTCCAGGAACTGCGCGACGTGCTGACCCGCGTGCGCGGCGATTTCATCGCGAACGTGGTGAAGGAGGGCCAGTTCACCGAGCTCGACAGCGGCATCACCTTCCATTTCCGCGAGCGCGGGCCGGGCGGAACGCTCCAAGGCATCTTCATCCAGGACAAGCGCGAGGCTGGCAAGACGGTGGTCTATCTCGCCGAGCAGGGTCAGGCGGTGGATTACGAGGGCCAGAGCTACCTCGCCCTCGAAAAGGGCAGCATCCATCGGCAGCAGAAGGATTCGCGGGATTCCTCGATCATCACCTTCGAGCGCTACACGGTGGACCTCGCGGCCTTCACCCCCCCGGACGGCGAAATCGTCTACAAGCCGCGCGAACGGTCGACGGCGCAGCTTCTTTTCCCCGATACGACCGAGACCTATTACCAGACGCAGAAGGGCCGCTTCCGCGCCGAGGTGCACGACCGGCTCTCGGCCTGGCTCTACCCGCTCGCCCTGACCCTCATCGCCTTCGCGGCACTCGGCGACCCGCGCACGACGCGCCAGGGGCGAGGCCTCGCCATGGCGGGCGCCGTCGTCGCCGTCATCGTCCTGCGCATAGCGGGTTTTGCCGCCAGCAGCGCGGCGGTGCGGAGCCAGGGCGCAGTGATCGCGATCTACGCCGCCCCCGCCCTGGCGCTGGCGATTTCCTGCCTGGTCGTCTTCAACGGGGCCGCGGTGCGGGACTGGAACGCGCGCGTCTCCAGGACCCTCACGAATCTCGGCCGCGCCATGATGCGTCGACCGCGCCTCGGCGACGGGTGA
- the pepA_1 gene encoding Cytosol aminopeptidase: MADGITIAFGPLGPVGHGDIVLFVGDDLALSPPVAQALGRGAADLLARAAASERFKGKSLTSLALPAPAGIDADRLLVIGLGSEKDRAKIDWPALGGYAASKVSGRQAHVALEWPGSSVSPANAADFALGARLRVYSFDRYKTKKKPEGEEARVTALTLMVADPSAAEAASKVSEAVAGGVLLARELINEPPNVLYPEEFARRAEELTKLGVEVEVLGPGKLEALGMGALLAVAQGSTREARVVVMRWNGGDDASEAPIAFIGKGVCFDSGGISIKSAGGMEDMKGDMGGAACVVGTMFALASRKAKVNAIGAIGIVENMPDGNAMRPADIVTSMSGQTIEIINTDAEGRLVLADVIWHVQSAYKPKFMIDLATLTGAIIVALGQDIAGMFSNDDALAAKIAAASEATGEAVWRMPLIPAYDKAIDSKFADMKNTGGRHGGAATAASFIKRYVNDVPWAHLDIAGVAMSSSPSEINRSWGAGWGVRLLDRLVRDNYEA, translated from the coding sequence ATGGCGGACGGTATCACGATCGCATTCGGGCCGCTCGGCCCGGTCGGCCACGGCGACATCGTTCTCTTCGTCGGCGACGATCTGGCGCTTTCGCCCCCGGTCGCGCAGGCCCTTGGCCGCGGCGCGGCCGACCTGCTGGCGCGCGCCGCCGCGAGCGAGCGGTTCAAAGGCAAGTCGCTGACATCCCTGGCACTCCCGGCCCCCGCCGGGATCGATGCCGACAGGCTCCTCGTCATCGGCCTTGGTTCGGAGAAGGACCGCGCCAAGATCGATTGGCCGGCTCTGGGCGGCTATGCCGCCAGCAAGGTGAGCGGTCGCCAGGCCCATGTCGCCCTCGAGTGGCCCGGCTCCTCGGTGAGCCCCGCGAACGCCGCCGATTTCGCCCTCGGCGCGCGTCTGCGCGTCTACAGCTTCGACCGCTACAAGACGAAGAAGAAGCCGGAGGGCGAGGAAGCCCGCGTCACCGCGCTCACCCTCATGGTCGCCGATCCCTCGGCGGCGGAGGCGGCTTCCAAGGTCTCTGAGGCCGTGGCCGGCGGCGTCCTGCTCGCGCGTGAACTCATCAACGAGCCGCCGAACGTGCTCTACCCCGAGGAGTTCGCGCGGCGCGCCGAGGAATTGACCAAGCTCGGCGTCGAGGTCGAGGTTCTCGGTCCCGGCAAGCTTGAGGCTCTCGGGATGGGAGCGCTCCTCGCCGTCGCCCAGGGCTCCACGCGTGAGGCCCGCGTGGTCGTCATGCGCTGGAACGGTGGCGACGATGCTTCCGAAGCGCCGATCGCCTTCATCGGCAAGGGCGTCTGCTTCGATTCCGGCGGTATCTCGATCAAGTCCGCCGGCGGCATGGAAGACATGAAGGGCGATATGGGCGGCGCCGCCTGCGTCGTGGGCACGATGTTCGCGCTCGCCTCGCGCAAGGCGAAGGTCAACGCCATCGGCGCGATCGGCATCGTCGAGAACATGCCGGACGGCAACGCCATGCGCCCGGCCGACATCGTCACCTCCATGTCCGGCCAGACCATCGAGATCATCAACACCGACGCCGAGGGGCGCCTCGTCCTCGCCGACGTGATCTGGCACGTGCAGAGTGCCTACAAGCCAAAATTCATGATCGATCTGGCGACACTCACAGGGGCGATCATCGTCGCCCTCGGCCAGGACATCGCCGGCATGTTCTCCAACGACGATGCACTCGCCGCCAAGATCGCCGCCGCCAGCGAGGCCACCGGCGAGGCGGTGTGGCGGATGCCGCTGATCCCGGCCTACGACAAGGCCATCGACTCGAAATTCGCCGACATGAAGAACACTGGCGGGCGCCATGGCGGCGCGGCCACCGCCGCCTCCTTCATCAAGCGCTACGTCAACGACGTGCCGTGGGCGCATCTCGACATCGCCGGCGTCGCCATGTCGTCGAGCCCCAGCGAGATCAACCGGAGCTGGGGCGCCGGCTGGGGCGTGCGTCTCCTCGACCGGCTCGTGCGCGACAATTACGAGGCGTGA
- the fadD gene encoding Long-chain-fatty-acid--CoA ligase: MIQGMAPGPVSVRPWLSMYPPGVPAEIDVASRRTLVDILRLSTTECAARPAIRCFGKSITYAELGASADAIAAWLVAEGFGKGDRIAVMMPNVPAYPAAIYGILLAGCVVVNVNPLYTPRELSVQINDSGARALFVLENFAHTVASAGADIDLDRIVVAGPGDGLGLKGRIVDLVSRHIKKAVPPYRLPEGKTLRFETVLRRGRSLPKASVSVGPQDLAFLQYTGGTTGAAKAAMLTHANVVANVAQCRVWFCVSETDGVDRVMVTALPLYHIFALTGCFFLFMSIGGCCLLIPNPRDVDGFVKTLKGNRFTHFSGVNTLFNLLNNHPKIAEVDFSRIHFVIAGGMAVQAPVAARWKAITGKSIVEGYGLSETSPVVCVNDPRADWTGTIGFPVPSTDVAIRDAEGRDVLPGEPGELCVRGPQVMAGYWKRPDETARATTSDGYFRTGDVAILQADGQVRIVDRMKDMILVSGFNVYPNEVEEILVGHPGVLECAVVGTPCEETGEMVVAHVVLKDGSVGVEALRTYARQQLTGYKVPRRVVFHDALPKTNVGKVLRRALRDMGPRA; this comes from the coding sequence ATGATCCAAGGCATGGCCCCAGGGCCGGTTTCCGTGCGCCCATGGCTTTCCATGTATCCGCCCGGCGTCCCGGCCGAGATCGATGTCGCGAGCCGGCGCACCCTCGTGGACATCCTGCGCCTCAGCACGACGGAATGTGCCGCCCGCCCGGCGATCCGCTGTTTCGGCAAGTCCATCACCTATGCTGAACTCGGCGCCTCCGCCGACGCGATCGCGGCTTGGCTGGTGGCGGAAGGGTTCGGCAAGGGCGACCGGATCGCCGTCATGATGCCGAACGTGCCGGCCTATCCGGCGGCGATCTACGGGATCCTGCTGGCCGGCTGCGTCGTGGTCAACGTCAACCCGCTCTACACCCCGCGCGAACTGTCGGTGCAGATCAACGATTCGGGGGCTCGGGCGCTCTTCGTCCTCGAGAATTTCGCCCATACCGTCGCCAGTGCGGGTGCCGACATCGACCTCGACCGCATCGTCGTCGCCGGACCGGGCGACGGGCTCGGCCTCAAGGGCCGGATCGTCGATCTCGTCTCGCGCCACATCAAGAAGGCGGTTCCTCCCTATCGCCTGCCCGAGGGTAAGACGCTGCGCTTCGAGACGGTCCTGCGCCGCGGCCGAAGCCTGCCGAAAGCGTCGGTGTCGGTCGGGCCGCAGGATCTCGCGTTCCTGCAATATACCGGGGGGACGACGGGCGCCGCCAAGGCCGCCATGCTGACCCATGCCAACGTCGTCGCCAACGTGGCTCAGTGCCGGGTCTGGTTCTGCGTGTCGGAAACCGACGGGGTCGACCGGGTGATGGTCACGGCCCTGCCGCTCTATCACATCTTCGCCCTCACCGGCTGCTTCTTCCTGTTCATGAGCATCGGTGGATGCTGCCTGCTCATTCCCAATCCCCGCGACGTGGACGGGTTTGTGAAGACCCTGAAGGGTAACCGCTTCACCCATTTTTCCGGGGTGAACACGCTGTTCAACCTGCTCAACAACCATCCGAAGATCGCCGAGGTGGATTTCTCCAGGATCCACTTCGTCATCGCCGGCGGTATGGCCGTGCAGGCTCCCGTGGCGGCCAGGTGGAAGGCGATCACGGGCAAGTCCATCGTCGAGGGCTACGGGCTTTCCGAAACCTCGCCCGTGGTCTGCGTGAACGATCCTCGGGCGGATTGGACCGGCACGATCGGCTTCCCGGTTCCCTCCACCGATGTGGCGATCCGCGATGCCGAGGGCAGGGACGTCCTCCCCGGCGAGCCCGGCGAGCTCTGCGTGCGCGGCCCGCAGGTCATGGCGGGCTACTGGAAACGGCCGGACGAGACCGCGCGGGCGACGACCAGCGACGGCTATTTCCGCACCGGCGACGTGGCAATCCTCCAGGCGGACGGGCAGGTGCGTATCGTCGACCGGATGAAGGACATGATCCTGGTCTCGGGTTTCAACGTCTATCCGAACGAGGTGGAGGAGATCCTCGTCGGCCATCCCGGCGTGCTCGAATGCGCCGTGGTCGGCACGCCATGCGAGGAGACCGGCGAAATGGTCGTCGCGCATGTGGTGCTCAAGGACGGCAGCGTCGGCGTCGAGGCGCTGCGGACCTACGCGCGCCAGCAGCTCACCGGCTACAAGGTGCCGAGGCGCGTCGTTTTCCACGACGCGCTGCCGAAGACCAATGTCGGCAAGGTGCTGCGGCGGGCCCTGCGCGACATGGGGCCGCGCGCCTGA